A region of the Paenibacillus sp. J23TS9 genome:
TACCCAAACTGTGCGGAAAACCAATCCGAATCTCTCCCTGCTCCGGGTCCAAAAATTCATGAACCTCTAAGACAGCCTTATCCAGATCCTTCAGAATGCTGTCCACCCGTTTACAGAACAATTGTCCTACTGGCGTCAGCTGCAGGTTTCTGCCCTTTTGCATAAACAATTGAACTCCCAGCTCTTCCTCCAACTGATGAATCTGGCGGCTAACCGCCGACTGGGCCACATGCAGCTCTTCCGCCGCCTGGGTGACATGCTCTTTCTGCGCTACCTTCAAAAAATACTGCAACTGTCTTAATTCCACCTGTTACTCGCTCCATTCTGCTTTTACGCTATCCGCTGTATAAAATGAACTAAAGTTTAATCTTCCTTCTCCCTGCATTCATTAGAATACAGGAGATGACTTCACTCATTCTTTAGTTCAATTTATGTCGTTACGACCTTTTAACCCGTTTCTTCACAATTCTTGCCATTAAACCATAAATAAAGAATCCACCGACGAGTCCGCCCAGATGGGCCATCCAGTTGATGTTCATCCCCGGTGATACCAGAGAGAAGATAATACCAAACATCAGAAGGGCATACACCGTTTTTCGCGAGGAATCATCCATCCAATTTCGCTGCAGCAAGGCAATATACAGAAACGCCCCGTAGACGCCGTAGATTGCTCCTGACGCTCCGATCGTAATCAACGTCTCTCCAATCCGGTTGTAATGCGCCACGGACAGGATATTGCCAATTACGCCGCTGAGCAGATACAATAATGCATATCTCCAGGCTCCCAGAAGCCGCTCCAGGGGTGGGGCAAACACAAGGATCGCAAAATCATTAAACAAAAGATGCGAAAAGCCCCCATGCAGGAACATGGATGATACATACCTCCACCACTCGTTGTAGCCATCAACATTGGTCAGAGCCCCGAACTTGACGAGCGTTTGATTGTTAGAGGCGCCCCCATTAAAAGCCAGGACAAGAAACATAATGATATTAGCCACAAATAATATCGTCGTAATGGGATAATATCTTAAATAACTTTTCCAGTTTTCATAACGTACAAATAACATGTTACACTTCCTTTGCTTTACCTAGTCAGGATTTGCGCCAATCTCGAATGATCGCTCACCTTATTTTTGCAAAAGCCTCTGGTAAACCAAGCAAACAGATTGGACAATGCCTTTTTAAAAAGATTATAATGATCCTTGGCACGATTCACCAATTTCCAATTACCGAAAGGAGAATCATCATGGCACAAGAACGTACAGGTGTTGCTACTTTTAAAGGCAATCCGCTTACCTTGGTGGGACCACAGCTTCAAGCAGGCGACCAGGCTCCGGATTTTACCGTCAGCAAAAACTTGGTTGAACAAGCATCTCTTCAGGATTTTGCAGGCAAAATCAAATTGATTAGCGTGGTTCCTTCCCTCGATACCGGCGTATGTGACGCACAGACACGCCGCTTTAACGAAGAAGCAGGAGCTCTGGGAGACGATGTCATCGTGTTGACCATCAGCGCCGATCTTCCGTTTGCGCAGGCACGCTGGTGCGGTGCAGCCGGTGTAGACCGCGTGGTCACTCTCTCCGATCACAAGGATATGTCCTTCGGACAGGCCTACGGAGTCCTGATCAAGGAATTCCGTCTGGACATGCGCTCCATTTTCGTTGTCGATAAAAACGACAAAATTACTTACGTGGAGTATCTGCCTGAAATGACAGAACATCCGGATTATGAAAAAGCGGTAACCGCTGTAAAGGAACTGCTCTAGAACCGTTTACTTGGTTCCTATCTGTAGTATATGCTTTAAACCGCTTTAACAAAATCAAACTGAAAATTTTATCAAGAGATCAAGGAAGCTGCTCCATGAAGCGTATAGCTTTCTGATTCCTTAAAAAAAGCGGGAGAAAGAGCCTTGTCCTTTCTCTCGCTTTTCCATTCATATTATTGGTTCGTTTTGTATTTAGCCAATTTCTTGTCGAGTGCTGAAAACAGATTCATTATAATGCGGTAGTTCGCACCTAGATCACCCATAGAGCCTCTGGAGGCCGAGTACATGTCAACTGCGCTGCGTACCGGACCAACCGACAACACGGATACCGTGATATCTACCGTGCGTCCGAAAGACGTTCTTTTCTCCAGCGTAATCTCTCCGACGGAAGAAACCTCATGAAGCACCTTATATCCGGGAATCTTCTTCAGTGTCGAGGATATTTCCTCCCATGCCTTGTCTTTCGATAAATTGTAATAGCGCGTCTTCATCTTAGGATCTTTCGCCCGGTCGCTTGTACCCTCCTGGCTACGAACGATCCCCACTAGAACTCTCTTTAACGACAAGACCTTTCCCCCTTTGTAGTAAGCATCATCAATACTTAACAGTGTATCATTGTTAGGGGCAGAACAAAAGAGTAAGTAGGGTAAAATGTCCCGTTATAGACAAAAAACACCCCAAATTCCGGAGATCTTCCGAAAATGGAGTGTCATGTAAATTTGATAAGGAAACCCGCCTATGCCGTCCGATTAAATTGTCTTCTGAACCTGCTTGAGCAGGTGGGTGACCTCGGATGCGCTTTTGAAGTCCCCATGTCATATAGACAGGGCTTTTCAGCTGCGCTTCGTAATGATCTCCCTAGACATTATCATTGGTTCAAAACAACGATTAACCGTGGCGAACATCGCAGGATGTAGTCTTATTATAGACCCATTTTATCAGAATGTAAATGTTGCTGGAGAATATTCCACAATGATTGGATATCCTGTTAGCCTTTTTTAACCGCTTCCTTATTCCATGAATCATCATCCGGATCATCTTGCGAATCCCCTTCAAGCGCAGCCGCTTCCTGCTCCTCCAGTTCCTTCTGCTTGATACGTTCGGCCTGCTCCTGCATCTTGGTGAACGTTGCGTAGAAGTTGAAGAACGCCCAGAAGGCGATCAAACTACCGCCAAAGAAGAAGATCAATGCCGGATACTTGGAGCCTACAAACAGCACGACAGCACTTCCGAGAACCGTCGTAATGACGCGCAGCGGCCGTATAATTGTGATCAGGACCGCGTTTTTCAGGATCTGCAGGATTCCCATATGATAATGCACAATCATCGAAAAGAAATTAAATAATGATATGAACAGTACAATCAGCAAAATCAACATCACAATACCGATGATCTGCAGATTGCTGAACTGCGTCATATAAACGGTATAATCGACCAGCATGATAACCAGCAGAAGGACGTAGAATACGCCGCCGATCATGCTTTGCTTGTAATTTTCCTTATAGGACCTGAAAAACAAACTGAAGATTTTCACGTCGGTATCGCCCATCACCCATTTGCGTACAACCGCAAAAAGTGCGGCCGTAGCCGGGAACAATGTAAACGGTGCCACGATACCCATGGCCCAGTTCATCTGAAGCGATTCATTTGCACCGGTTACCAGCATTTTGGTTACCAGGAAAAAGAAAAACGGGGACGAACATAACATCCAGAGGATGTTACTGTAAGCAAAGCGGGTAATCCATTCTGTAATTCTGTAAATACCGCCCATTGCACCTTTAAATTCCAAGAAAAAGCCTCCTCCTCCACTTTCATGCCTGTACATAATAATATACCGCATTTTAGCCTTAGATTGCCAGAGCCTAATTTCCGGGATATGGGTAAAGGTCTATACCGCCAGTCATCTCTCCTCATAAGATACACAGTAACCCAAAGGAAACAAACACTTAAGGAGGTAATTCTAAATGTCTAACGTTGGCGGATACGGTTATGGTGCTGGTATGGGTATGTGGGGTTCCACTGGAGCGATACTGGTATTGTTCATCTTGCTGGTCATCATCACCCGCGCATTCATTTTCTAATTGAAGAAACGAAGCTCAACATGCCATCTAGAGAATTAGGTTCATCTTATGCATAAAAAAGAGACGAAGTGTGCGCTGGGCTCACTTCGTCTCTTTTCATCTATTCAATCGTTTATTTATTGTAGGAATCATCACGCTTGGAAGGACGTCTTCCTTCACCGCTGTTCGTGCGGGGCTTGCGGTCTCCGTAAGAAGATGATGATGACGACGATGAAGATTCACTGCGGCCGCCGCTGGTGCTGCGGTTGTATCCGCCACGTCCACCGTTATCACGGTCACGGTTATATCCGCCTCTTCCGCTACCACCACTGCTGTTACCGCCGCGGAATCCACCGTAGTTGCCGGAAGGCTTGCGACCGTTGCGCAGATCAGGTTTACCGCCATTGTTGTAGCGACGTTTCACACGAATCGGATCCTCTGGAGTCAGCTGGATCTCGGAATCGCGTTTTTCGCCAGTCAGCATTTTCATCGCAGCAGAAAGAAGTTGTACGGAATCGTATTGTTCAAGAAGCTGGATTGCAAGGCCTTTATATTCGTTAAGCTCGCCAGATTCAATCGTCTCCATCAGACGTTCAGCAATAATCCGTTGTTTTCCTTCAATAGCCTCAGCCAGTGTAGGAAGCGGTTTGCGTGTAATACGGTGACGCGTAACACGTTCAATCAGGTGCAAATGATCTATTTCACGAGGCGTTACGAAGGACCATGCAGTACCTTCTTTACCCGCGCGGCCTGTACGGCCGATACGGTGAACATAGCTCTCAGGATCCTGTGGAAGGTCAAAGTTCACAACGTGAGTCACGCCGGATACGTCGAGACCACGTGCAGCCACGTCGGTTGCTACCAAGACATCAATGCTTCCGTCACGGAATTTGCGCATTACAGTATCACGCTGGTTCTGAGACAAGTCACCATGAAGGCCGTCAGCGGAATATCCGCGTTTTTGCAAGGCTTCGGAAAGCTCATCTACACGGCGCTTCGTACGTCCGAACACGATCGCAAGCTCAGGAGATTCCATATCGATCAGACGGCAAAGGGCTTCGAATTTTTGACGTTCAGGCACTTCAATATATGCTTGGTCAATTAGCGGTGCGCTAACCTGTTTAGGTACAACAGATACATGTTCTGGATTTTTCAAAAATTGCTGAGCCAGTCTTTGAATGTTTGGCGGCATTGTTGCGGAGAAGAGCATCGTTTGGCGTTCTTCCGGAACCAGCTTCAGGATGGATTGGATATCCTCCATAAAGCCCATGTCCAGCATTTCATCAGCTTCGTCCAAGATAACTGTTTCGACGTCGTCAAGGCGAATGGTTTTGCGGTTAATATGGTCAAGCAAACGACCCGGTGTACCGATGATGATTTGTGGCTTTTTCTTCAAAGCGCGAATTTGACGGCCGATATCCTGACCACCGTAGATTGGAAGCGAGCCAATACCCTTGAAGCGTGTCAGCTTTCCGATCTCTTCTGCAACCTGGATGGCAAGCTCACGGGTTGGTGTCATAATCAGCGCTACAATTTTATCCGTATCCTTGGAAATTTTGTTGATCAAAGGGATACCAAAAGCTGCAGTCTTACCTGTACCGGTCTGTGCCTGGCCGATCATATCGCGTCCGGACATGGCAATCGGAATCGACTGCGCCTGGATCGGTGTTGCTTCCTCAAATCCAAGCTCTGTGATGGCCTGGAGAACCTTTGGTTCAAGGCCTAATTCTGCGAAATTTTTCAAAATATTCATACTCCTTCTATATAGTGGACATTCCACAATCTTGTCTGTATTCTTAAGTAGCGGTAAACATTATATAGGTTAGCCAATCTTCAAAAATAATTGCATGGCTTATATTCTCTATAGCGTTTATCCAGGGCAAAAACAGCCTACAGATTTTAGTAAACGGTAATTTTTCTCCTGAAACAATGTTAGAATAATACTATTGTACAAGCCTACTCAAGAACATCTAATACATTATATCACAAATCAAAATACAAAAACCAGCGACTTAGAAACAAAGGTGAATTCTCTTTTTAATAAACGACATTACATATGAAATAGAGGTGTAGCATTTTGCGGCTCAACAATATCTGGAAATATCTTGTAGTCATCCTAGGCGCCGCTTTAATCGCTTGCGGGTTCAATCTTTTTCTGGTTCCCCATCAGCTCCTCAGCGGCGGCGTATCCGGCCTGTCCATGCTAGTGAATTATTTTACACCCGTGGATCTCAGTATTCTGTACTTTGTGTTTAATGTACCTATACTGGCTGCGGGCTGGTTCATGCTGGGCAAACGTTTTATTGTGCTCAGCATTTTGTCGGTTGTGGCAACCACATGGTTTATCGCCATCGTTCCGGTAAATGCTCTGGCCTCGGATTCGCTATTGGCGTCCGTGTTTGGAGGTGTCCTGGTCGGTGTCGGAGCAGGCATTTCTTTCAGGGCAGGAGGATCATCAGGCGGTTTTGACATCGCTGGCTCCATCGTTACACGTTATCGTGATTTTCCTGTCGGCAACGTGCTTGTTGCAATGAACGGACTCGTCATCCTCGCAGCAGGCTATATGCAGAATGACTGGAATCTCGCCTTGGCCTCCATGGTATCGATTTTTGTGACGGGCAAAGTCGTCGACATGATTCATGTCAGCCATTTCAAGGTAACGGTATACATTATCACCAATGAAACTGAAGCAATTCTTGCCCAACTGCTCGAACGGCCCCGCGGCGTAACCAAAATCAAAACCGAAGGTGCATTCTCCCATGAGGAAAAAGATATGCTCATGACGGTGACCACCCGTTATGATCTTCAGGAGCTGAAACGGATCATCAAGCAGACGGACCCGAAGGCTTTCGTCAACATCGTCGAAACGGTCGGCGTAATGGGCTCCTTCCGCAGAAGCTGATTTTTAGGACCGCTGTGTAAAAAAGATGTGTTTTGTGGTATATTAATGGTGCGCGGTTCCTACATTAGTTCCATGAGATTAGGATTGATCCGGTTTTTCCTAGCACTTAAACGCTTTTCCGATTCTCCTTGGCTTTAGAGTATTCGTCTTATAAAGAATCTCGAGAGGAAAGGGTGATTTTTGTGGAAATGGAAACGGTAAAATTGTCCCAAATCGTCATGAAGTGGTTTCCCGATATGATGCCTTTCTTAAAGAACAATGAGTTGAATTCACTCATTGTACTACGGGACGGACTCGGTATTCTGGAACAAAATGATGCCATGGAGATTATTCAGTACAGTATCTGTGAACATCAAAGCTCTGCGCCTCTCCAATAATGAACGTTGCTTGGTAACACAATGATTAATCATGCCGTCCGTTTTTCAGTCCCTGGTTCATACTGAAAAGCAGGCGGCATTTTTGTTTCTTCCTATGTTCGCAAAATTGTAAAAATCTTGCCAATCCCTTGATGTATATGTATTTACCTGGCATACAGGCAAAGCTACATCATATATAACGGGTTTAATAATGCATCGATCCGTTTAAAGACAAGGAGGGTTGTCACTATTCGCAGAATTCCGCCAAATTGTTACAAACCTGTTGTTTTTAAGCTAATTTGTTCTTATATAATCATAATGTGAACGCTAACAAGGGAGAGAAATGTTTATGAATATCATCTGGGCTCTGCTGATGATTCTGGGCAGCAGTGCGGCTCATCATCCGCAGAACGACAATCATCATGTTGCAAAAATTATCGAGTCTTCCATTAATTCAGCCATCATCGCTTCTCAGCAAAAAGACGTGGCCGTGAGTGCGGATAATCCGCCCGCCAAAGTAGATCCCCAGGTGACCGCTCCCAAGGTAAAAGGTGTGTACGTGACTGCATACAGTGCCGGAGGCTCCCGGATGACCCAGCTTCTCGATTTGCTGGACAACACGGACCTGAACTCGATGGTTATCGATATTAAGGATGACGCCGGATACATAACTTATAAGACGGACAACCCCGACTTGATCAAAAAGGGTAATCCACAACCCTTCATCCATGACATTAACGGACTAATGGACCGTCTGAAAAAACATAATGTTTATCCGATTGCACGCGTCGTCGTATTTAAAGATACGGTTCTTGCCAAAAAACGTCCTGATCTTTCATTTGTTAAAAGCGATGGAACCGTATGGAAAAACGGCAAAGGCGATAGCTTTGTGAATCCGTTCAGTAAAGAAGTTTGGGATTACAACATTGAAATTGCCAAAGAAGCGGCCAAGCTTGGGTTTAAGGAAATCCAATTCGATTACGTTCGCTTTCCGGAAGGATTTGAGAAACGTGCCGATTCGCTGAAATACATCAAGAACGGCAAATCCCGTGTAGATACTGTTGCCGAATTCGTCCAATATGCCCGTAAACAGCTGTCACCACTCGGGATACGCGTATCGGTTGATATTTTCGGTTATGCGGCATCCGTACCGGCGGCTGAGGGAATTGGACAAGACTTTAATAAAATTTCTGAAAACGTGGATGTCATCAGCCCGATGGTTTATCCGAGCCACTACACCACAGGCTGGTTCGGAGCAAAGGATCCGGATAAAGAGCCTTATAAAACGATCAAAGGCTCGATGACCGATACTTTTAAGAAATTGACTCCGCTCGCGGATCAAAAACCGATTGTGCGTCCGTGGATTCAGGACTTTACCGCCAGTTGGCTTGGCAGCGGGCACTACGTCAAATACGGTAAGGCTGAAGTCGAAGAGCAGATCCGTGCATTAAAGGATATGAATATCGATGAATACCTGCTATGGAATGCAACCAATCGCTACTCCCAGGGTGTAAATTACAAATAACCGAATTTCTGCAACCACCATATGAAACCCCGGCTGACAAAGCCGGGGTTTCTTGTGTCACAAAAGAAGAAGCGATAATCGCATTTTCACATGCATTGAAAGGTTTTCTGGAGTTATCCCTGTTCAAATGCGAGCTTATATTCTACAATAGACTACTGTCACATTTGATGTGAGAATTCAAATACTGCGAGGCCTGCCTGCTATGAAACCAACCTTAACGCTGCAACAGAAATCAAAACAGTTTCTGGTTATTCTACTGCCCATTCTGATTACCCAGATTGCCCTTTCTGCAATTACCTTTTTTGATACGAACATGTCGGGTAAAGCCAGCTCCACAGATCTGGCCGGCGTCGCCATAGGCTCCAGCCTGTGGATACCACTGCAAACTGGACTAAGTGGAATACTGATGGGCATGACCCCCATTGTTTCCCATCTAATGGGCGGTGGCCAGACGAAAAAAGTAGCTTACCATGTCATGCAGGGATTATGGCTTGCACTCCTGCTGGCCGTAGCTATTCTTGCGCTGGGAAGTCTACTTCTTCCAACAATTCTGGACAGCATGAATCTGGAAGCGGGTGTCCGTACCATTGCATTCCGCTTTCTGAGTTATCTGTCGATTGGCATTATTCCGATGTTCGGATATACGGTACTTCGAAGCTATATTGACGCTCTTGGTCAAACGAGGATTTCCATGTTGGTTACGCTGATATCGCTGCCGATCAATATCTTTTTGAACTACCTGCTCATCTTCGGCAACTGGGGATTTCCGCGTCTGGGCGGCGCCGGTGCAGGCATTGCTTCCGCCATCACCTATTGGTGCGTTTTTATGATTGCGGTCGTCTTCGTCACACGGCTCAAGCGCTTTGCAGACTTCGGTCTTTTCCGAGCTTTTCACGGTGTTTCCTTAAAGGTATGGAAGGATCTTCTGAAAATTGGAGTACCGATCGGCTTTTCCATTTTCTTTGAAACAGCCGTCTTTGCAGCCGTTACACTGCTGATGAGCCGCTTCGATACGCTCACCATCGCTGCGCATCAGGCAGCCATGAATTTCGCCACAACGCTGTACATGATTCCGCTTAGCATCAGCATGGCGTTGACCATACTCGTTGGCTTTGAAAAGGGCTCGGGCCGGCTGAAGGATGCGCGGCAGTACAGCATTCTTGGCATCCTGTCCGCAGTGGCTTTATCACTTGTGACGGCTGTCGTATTGCTCGTGGCGGGCAAATACGTGGCAGGTCTCTACTCAGACGAAAGCAGCGTCATCACACTGACACAGCATTTTCTGATCTATGCGATATTCTTCCAAATATCCGATGCCATTGCGACGCCCGTTCAAGGTGCCCTGCGTGGATACAAAGACGTAAATCCGGCCTTTATCATTACCTTTATTTCTTATTGGGTCATCGGCCTTCCTGTAGGATATCTGCTGGCCACCAGCACACCGCTTGATGCTTATGGATTCTGGATCGGGCTGATCACCGGACTTGCAGTCGGTGCGACACTTCTTCTCGGAAGACTGGTTAAAGTCCAGCGGAAGAATCAAAGTGTATCTGACTCAGCAGCTATAGAATGTTAAACCATAAAAAGCCATGCAGAGAATTTCTCTGCATGGCTTTTGCTTTAACTTATGAGGGCACCTGATTATTGCGAAAGCCGGGATGCCAATTCATAGATTTCCATATTAAACGCTTTTTTACTGTTAACCACCTTGTCAATATCCGTAAGAACAAGCTCGCCTTTAATGATGCCGCATGCTTTATCAGACTCGCCTTCAATAAGCTTGCGCACTGCAAAATCTCCAAGACGGCTGGCAAGATTCCGGTCAGCAGGCGTCGGCGTACCGCCGCGCTGGATATGACCGAGCACCGTAACACGCGGCTCGAGCGTCGGACAGCGGTCTGTGAGTG
Encoded here:
- a CDS encoding rhomboid family intramembrane serine protease; its protein translation is MLFVRYENWKSYLRYYPITTILFVANIIMFLVLAFNGGASNNQTLVKFGALTNVDGYNEWWRYVSSMFLHGGFSHLLFNDFAILVFAPPLERLLGAWRYALLYLLSGVIGNILSVAHYNRIGETLITIGASGAIYGVYGAFLYIALLQRNWMDDSSRKTVYALLMFGIIFSLVSPGMNINWMAHLGGLVGGFFIYGLMARIVKKRVKRS
- the tpx gene encoding thiol peroxidase codes for the protein MAQERTGVATFKGNPLTLVGPQLQAGDQAPDFTVSKNLVEQASLQDFAGKIKLISVVPSLDTGVCDAQTRRFNEEAGALGDDVIVLTISADLPFAQARWCGAAGVDRVVTLSDHKDMSFGQAYGVLIKEFRLDMRSIFVVDKNDKITYVEYLPEMTEHPDYEKAVTAVKELL
- a CDS encoding DUF1499 domain-containing protein; translated protein: MSLKRVLVGIVRSQEGTSDRAKDPKMKTRYYNLSKDKAWEEISSTLKKIPGYKVLHEVSSVGEITLEKRTSFGRTVDITVSVLSVGPVRSAVDMYSASRGSMGDLGANYRIIMNLFSALDKKLAKYKTNQ
- a CDS encoding YesL family protein; amino-acid sequence: MEFKGAMGGIYRITEWITRFAYSNILWMLCSSPFFFFLVTKMLVTGANESLQMNWAMGIVAPFTLFPATAALFAVVRKWVMGDTDVKIFSLFFRSYKENYKQSMIGGVFYVLLLVIMLVDYTVYMTQFSNLQIIGIVMLILLIVLFISLFNFFSMIVHYHMGILQILKNAVLITIIRPLRVITTVLGSAVVLFVGSKYPALIFFFGGSLIAFWAFFNFYATFTKMQEQAERIKQKELEEQEAAALEGDSQDDPDDDSWNKEAVKKG
- a CDS encoding sporulation protein YjcZ is translated as MSNVGGYGYGAGMGMWGSTGAILVLFILLVIITRAFIF
- a CDS encoding DEAD/DEAH box helicase, encoding MKNFAELGLEPKVLQAITELGFEEATPIQAQSIPIAMSGRDMIGQAQTGTGKTAAFGIPLINKISKDTDKIVALIMTPTRELAIQVAEEIGKLTRFKGIGSLPIYGGQDIGRQIRALKKKPQIIIGTPGRLLDHINRKTIRLDDVETVILDEADEMLDMGFMEDIQSILKLVPEERQTMLFSATMPPNIQRLAQQFLKNPEHVSVVPKQVSAPLIDQAYIEVPERQKFEALCRLIDMESPELAIVFGRTKRRVDELSEALQKRGYSADGLHGDLSQNQRDTVMRKFRDGSIDVLVATDVAARGLDVSGVTHVVNFDLPQDPESYVHRIGRTGRAGKEGTAWSFVTPREIDHLHLIERVTRHRITRKPLPTLAEAIEGKQRIIAERLMETIESGELNEYKGLAIQLLEQYDSVQLLSAAMKMLTGEKRDSEIQLTPEDPIRVKRRYNNGGKPDLRNGRKPSGNYGGFRGGNSSGGSGRGGYNRDRDNGGRGGYNRSTSGGRSESSSSSSSSSYGDRKPRTNSGEGRRPSKRDDSYNK
- a CDS encoding YitT family protein, whose product is MRLNNIWKYLVVILGAALIACGFNLFLVPHQLLSGGVSGLSMLVNYFTPVDLSILYFVFNVPILAAGWFMLGKRFIVLSILSVVATTWFIAIVPVNALASDSLLASVFGGVLVGVGAGISFRAGGSSGGFDIAGSIVTRYRDFPVGNVLVAMNGLVILAAGYMQNDWNLALASMVSIFVTGKVVDMIHVSHFKVTVYIITNETEAILAQLLERPRGVTKIKTEGAFSHEEKDMLMTVTTRYDLQELKRIIKQTDPKAFVNIVETVGVMGSFRRS
- a CDS encoding putative glycoside hydrolase — translated: MNIIWALLMILGSSAAHHPQNDNHHVAKIIESSINSAIIASQQKDVAVSADNPPAKVDPQVTAPKVKGVYVTAYSAGGSRMTQLLDLLDNTDLNSMVIDIKDDAGYITYKTDNPDLIKKGNPQPFIHDINGLMDRLKKHNVYPIARVVVFKDTVLAKKRPDLSFVKSDGTVWKNGKGDSFVNPFSKEVWDYNIEIAKEAAKLGFKEIQFDYVRFPEGFEKRADSLKYIKNGKSRVDTVAEFVQYARKQLSPLGIRVSVDIFGYAASVPAAEGIGQDFNKISENVDVISPMVYPSHYTTGWFGAKDPDKEPYKTIKGSMTDTFKKLTPLADQKPIVRPWIQDFTASWLGSGHYVKYGKAEVEEQIRALKDMNIDEYLLWNATNRYSQGVNYK
- a CDS encoding MATE family efflux transporter, whose amino-acid sequence is MKPTLTLQQKSKQFLVILLPILITQIALSAITFFDTNMSGKASSTDLAGVAIGSSLWIPLQTGLSGILMGMTPIVSHLMGGGQTKKVAYHVMQGLWLALLLAVAILALGSLLLPTILDSMNLEAGVRTIAFRFLSYLSIGIIPMFGYTVLRSYIDALGQTRISMLVTLISLPINIFLNYLLIFGNWGFPRLGGAGAGIASAITYWCVFMIAVVFVTRLKRFADFGLFRAFHGVSLKVWKDLLKIGVPIGFSIFFETAVFAAVTLLMSRFDTLTIAAHQAAMNFATTLYMIPLSISMALTILVGFEKGSGRLKDARQYSILGILSAVALSLVTAVVLLVAGKYVAGLYSDESSVITLTQHFLIYAIFFQISDAIATPVQGALRGYKDVNPAFIITFISYWVIGLPVGYLLATSTPLDAYGFWIGLITGLAVGATLLLGRLVKVQRKNQSVSDSAAIEC